The sequence ATTTTACTAATGACCCGCTTTAGCTTATTCGAGTAATTAATAAAAATATCTGACACATTTGATTTATTTTTAGCAGCCACCAAACAAACACCCTGAAACACAACAAACCCATTAACTTAACCTTAACCTAACACACCTTGCATCGATTCCCCTTTAAATTCGTTTACAGGTTTTATTTGAAGCACTATGACTGGTTAGTGACTAGGCTAAGAGCGACACGCCATTGACCAGCAGAGTATTGCTCACAGTCGATAGCAAAGCGCAGGCGTATGATATGCTGGCAATGAATGAGGCAACTTAGTGACATGAACAGTTCGGAAAATGACTAATAAGAAAAAGACCCAAGAACAAGCTGTAAAAGAAGCTTCTGCCATCAATTTAGAAGGCGGCTGCTTGTGTGGCGCACTCAGATATAGTGTATCGGCAATGCCCTTCGATGCAGACCATTGCCACTGTCGCATCTGCCAAAAAAGCACGGGAGCCGTAGTAGGCAGCTGGATGGATTTTCTTATCGAGCAGATCAGTTGGCTTTGCGGCAAACCAAGCGAATATGCTTCCTCAGACACCACAAGGCGCGGATTTTGTTCTAACTGTGGTACCAGTATCAGCTTTCGCGATACAAAGCATCCGAAATACTACACGTTAAGCATTGCATCATTGGATGAATCACACTTAGTGCCAGTTAAGTATCATATACACACTTCCAGCCAGATTAGTTGGCTATGTATAAAGGATGATACTCCCAAGTATCCAGGCTCTCGTCGTTAGGGGGTTAACTCTTCTTTTTACTTTATTTGTATCAACTAAGTGCAGTGAAATAGCGCCTTTCTTCCTCTTCAATATACTAACATCCGCTTATAAGTAGGCATGGATCTTACTTCCTACTTAAGTCATACACTCAAAGCGCGATTGTTCTGCTCTATAATTATTTTCAGTTCATCGAATAAAACTCTCACTTATCAGGTCTTATTGCAGCACCAGTAATAGCAGCACATATACGACTAAATCTAACAATAGCAACAGAAACAAAAACAAAAACAAAAACAAAAACAAAAACAGGAATAGTGACATGACTGAAACACTCAATCTCAAGTTTATCCTTACCTTTAAAGCCATTACGGTTTTTTTCTTGGTATTCATAGCGGCGTCCATCGCTATCACAACCCAAGCCAAAGCCGACGAGATAACCGAAATGACTGAGATAACAGGTGAGCATAACGGTCAAGTCATGGCAGTGAGCGGGCAATCTAAGGCATGGGAAGCGTCGAGCCAGCAATGGATGAGTCTGGATAGTTTCTGGCAAAATTGGGCTGACAGCCGTGGCGGTATCACCTGGGGACGCAGTAAAAATTACCCAGCTTATGAGCAAGTCAAAGAGCAAGATACGCTTTTGATAGAGCTCGACAGTGGTACCTGCTTGATGGAGTTCTGGCACTCCCGTTGGAGACGCGCCAACGATGTTCGCCGCTGGGATGATGCTTTTAATACATATTCTGCATGTAATAAAGTGTTCGACTAAATGGGTTAGTCGGTCAACTTGTTTAGGGGTGATCTACTACTTTAATTTGTATTGGTAAGGTGGAAGATGAAGGCTGCACCTTCATGGCAACCTATCACCTGTCTGGCAGCGGGCTTATGTGCAGATACTTCTGTGAGACGCAGCAAGTACGCTCCCTGTATGCTCTACGACAGCATCCATGCTGCCGAAGCTCACAGCCGCATCTACACTTTATAACTTACTAGAAGGGTTTACCTTCGATTAAAGAGAGCTATCCACCTTGCTCTTGTATGAAATGGAATTCCACGACGTTAATCCAAACGGAGTTTGGAAAATCTCTTCGGCCAGAGATACAAACTATCAAACAACAAAAAAGGGAGTGAACTTAAGTCCACTCCCTTCCTCTCGATATGTTATACAAGCTGGCAGCCTAGGAACTAGAGTCTCTAACCTAGGGCCTTAGTCGACAGACTAGCGCATTTCCCATGCACGATACATGCGGCCTTTAAGCTTGCCATTGACTATCTTATGCAGAGCACGCTTGGCGACTTTGCGGTCAACGGCTACATATGAGCGGAATTCGGTGATCTTAATCTTGCCGACTTCAGAGCCTTGAATCCCATCTTCACCTGTTAGTGCTCCGAGAATATCCCCAGGGCGAACCTTATTCTTCTTACCGCCTTCGATCTGCAGAGTAACCATCTTAGGCTGAGTCGGGAAGGTGTCTAACAGGTTCTCAGGTGGTAAACCTTCGCTAACGATATCACGTTCAAGATACTCTTCTAATAACTTGATCTTGTAATCATCATCATAGGTATAAAAAGTAAAGGCTGTCCCCTTGCTACCAGCGCGCCCGGTTCGGCCAATGCGGTGAATATGCACTTCGGTATCGAAGGCAAATTCGTAATTAATCACCATATCTAAGGCTTCGATATCCAAACCGCGAGCGGCGACATCCGTTGCCACCATGATAGAGGCACTCTTGTTGGCGAACTGCATCAGGGTGATATCTCTATCTCTCTGCTCCAGATCACCATGAAGTGCCACTACGCTAAAGCCATCATTGGCTAATGTGGCGGCAACATCTTTGGTTTCACGCTTGGTATTACAGAAGACCACGGCGCTCTCGGGACGATGCTGCAACAGTAATAATCGCAGCGCTTTTTGGCGATCTTTATTGCTGTCGATCTGATAAAAGTGCTGATCGATACTGCTGCTGTCGTGAGTTGATGCTACCTTGACCATCACGGGTTCAAACATAATCTCTTCTGCGACCTTTTGAATCTGCTTAGGGAATGTGGCGCTAAACAATAAGGTCTGACGTTCACGTGGCATCTCAGCCATAATGTAGTCTAGATCAGGTAAGAAGCCCATTTCCAACATACGATCGGCTTCATCAAGGACTAAGGTGTTGACGTTTTCCAGATTTAGCAGCTCACGTGACAGGTGATCAATAATACGACCCGGCGTACCCACTATGATATGGGCTCCATGCTCAAGCGAGCCGATCTGCGGCCCCATCGGCACACCACCACATAGGGTCAGCACCTTGATGTTGTGAATACCACGAGCCAGAGTACGGATCTCTTTCGCTACCTGATCGGCCAGTTCTCGAGTCGGACATAAGACTAGCGACTGAATACGAAAACGTTTCACGTCTAACTTGTTTAATAGACCTAAGCCAAATGCTGCGGTTTTACCTGAACCTGTTTTACCTTGGCCAATTACATCTTCACCATTTAAGATAGCCGGTAAGCTTTGTGCCTGAATGGATGTCATCGAGTCATAACCCATGGTTTTTAGGTTACTAACTAACTCAGGTTTCAAGGTTAATGTCGAAAATGACATATTTGTATCTGCTTTGGGGGTAACTTGGCTCAAGGTCTATTCCTATTTTTATCACGACGACAAGCTCGCCATGAAAGCGAATATCAATGCTAATCAACTGATATTCCGCTGATATAAATCGAATTTACTAAGCTAAACACCATCCCGTGAAATCGATGATAATCAGGCTCAATAATAATGGGCGGAGTATAGCAATATTTATACTGACTTGCGCTAATAGGTGTCCGAAAATCTTAGCCTATTTAAGAAAATATTATAAAAACTATTCCCCCCGCAAAACTATCGGCGTAATGCTTTATTGCTCACATCCTCAGCATAAGCTTCGCCTAAACTTCCACAGTTTGGACTCTTATAGAGCTAAGTCACTGCCTGTTACTAGCCTGCTCTCTTCTCTCTTGGCGTCTAGCCGCTCAATCACGACTCCATAGATGATCAATAAAATCGCAGAGACAGTGGCAATAGCCGCAAACACATACCAGATGTCGTGAGCATTAGTCTATGCTTCGAACCAAGCCTCATGGCTGGAAAATGTGCGTGGAACCGAGTAATAAGCTTGCAACAGATAGCCAGTTAACCAAAATCGAGCAAAGAGCTAATAAACGAGTGCAGATGAGAGAAGAGGCCATTAGGAGTGCAGAAAAAGAACCCGCTAACCAAGCCGCTTCAATACTGGTGAAGCCCAGTACTCTAGACTGGTACAAGGTGTTCTGTGGACATATGCACTCATGTTTCCTCCAATGACAATAAGGTCCTATTCATTGATAACAATGAGGCTCATAGTTTTACTCATTAAGCTTACAGCGACTAAAACTTTAGATGTAGAAATTTTTAGCTAACCCCCCTGCTTCTTAGGGAGTTCGATTTCAAACAGAGTGTGTCCCTGAGTGTCGTGTCGACAGGAAATACTCCCTTGTAGCGAGTGAACAATCAAGTTATACACTATGGTAAGACCTAATCCATTGCGCCCCAATCCTCTTTGGGTAGTAAAGAATGGTTCAAATATTTTCTCAAAGTCTTCTTCCGCCACCCCCCTACCTGAGTCGGAGTAAGTTAAACGTATCTTGTCATCTTGCTCTGAGACATGAATAAACACCTCTCCTCTATCTAAGTTTTCAAAACCATGCTGCAGTGAATTCATGATCAAGTTGGTCATAATCTCCTCCAACACACTCACAACGAGTTCAACTTCAACCGCTTCAGAGCAATCAAGATTTATGATGTATTGACTACCCTTCAACTTAGGCTTGAGGGTAAAGATAATTTCGTTGATATAATTGCAGAAATTTACCTGCCTTGGTGTCTCAGATGACTGCTGAATAGACAGTTTTTTAAAGGCTTTGACCAGATTAGATGAACGAGATAAGTTGGATAAAATTAAGCAAAGACTTTGCTCTATAGTGTTGATAAATTCGTCGAAGTCATCCCGAGCCAAATCTTCACGGGCATATTTCTCTTTCAATAAACGAGCCGAATCTGACAAGTAAGAGCCTGACGTTAAGCAGATCCCGATAGGAGTATTGAGCTCATGTGAAATTCCTGCGGCTAGACAACCTAAGGAAGCCATTTTTTCAGACTCGACTAGCTTGCTCTGAGTGAGCTGTAAGGTCATCAAGGTGGTTTGAATTTCATCAAAAGAATGTTTTAAGGCGTCAGTTCTAGCTTTAACCTTGCCCTCTAACTCATGATTTAACTTATCTAGTTCCAGCTTGGCGCTCTGCAGTCGTGTATTGACTACCACAAGTAAGCCAATGGTCATGGTTATTATGATGATCACCACCACTAAGGTATTAATTTCCGATTGTTTGAAATTGATCAGCAGCTGATTAATATCGGCTTGATCTTCTTTGATAAGCTTATTGAGATTGCGGGCAATGTCTAATGTCTTTGGGGTTATCTCTTCAATTATCTCGAACGCCATTTGGTCTTGATTTCTTTTGGCATAGCCAATAATCTTCATTCTATGGGGCTTAATCTCATTCAAACTGAGGGCAAGCAGACTTACCGTATTGTTGTTTGGAAGCTGGGATTGTAAGTTCTGAATTTTCTCATCGAGAATAGAGGTAGCCAGAATAGATGCGATCGCCGCCTCGCGGATGCTGGCCTTATCGCTGACTGCAATTAACTTGATTAAAGCCTTCTCCATATGATTAACCGAATCGTTTGCAGTATAGATAGCCTCAGTTCGGATCTTTGAACTCTCGAATGTCCGTTCCACTTCGATATTCAACTTATAAAGTGAATAGGTGGTATAGATGCCTAGAATAATAAGAATACTAAAGAGCACTATAGAGGTCAGTATTAAGCGTTTTTTGATGACTAATTGAATTGAATCAGACACTGACATCTGGCTAATCCCTTAATGTCTTAACGTAATCGGTCACTGCATTGATCTCATTAACACTCAGCACCTCTCCCCAAGGAGGCATTTTAGATGATCGCCCGACGGCTTGACCACCCAAGGTGATTATGTCAAACATGGATGCCCTTAACAGCCGACTTTGAGTTAGATTAGCAGGAGAAGGCTGGGTGATAAGCTTTGAAAGGCGCCCATCACCTTTACCACCCATTCCGTGACACAAGGAGCACCGGGTTTCAAATATGACCTTACCTTCCTCTAAACTTCGTAGCAGTTTGCTGGTGTACTTATTTAACATGGCAACGGCAGATTCAGTATCCTCCCTTAAGTAAATGATCAAATCAGCCACATCAGCAATCTCTAAAAGAGATAACTCATCTTCCCATGGCGGCATATTTTGATTCACACCTTTAGTGACCACAGAGATCACTTGCTTTCTGCTTGCGGCTTTTATCTTGATAAACAAATTTGTCTCAGGATAATCGTTAATTCGCAGTGGTAGATAACCATCACCCGTGCCAGTATTACCATGGCATAGGACACAACGTTCGGCATAAACCTTAGCGCCCCGATCCAAGCCTACGGCATAAATGTCCAAACAAAAGAGTGAAAGGGTAAAAGTAAAAGCTATCGCTACAGTATGAGTCATGAAAGCCGCTCACTCTTTAACTTCGACTGTTAGCATCATTTGAGAATGGATCGCGCACTCGATTTGAACTAAGCCCGGAGTAGTAAATACAACCGGACGAGACTCATCTTTGGGATAAGATCCCAGATCAAAAAATTGAGTGTCAGAAAGGCTAAAGATATTATGAAAAAAGGGATCCGCATTTAAAAAATAAATCGTATCGCCGACATTAATTGAGATTGTTTCAACACTAAAGGCTTTATCTTTCTGGGACACGACAAACTCTTCAGTGGCGTTTACCGTCTGAATAGAAAGCCAAATACCAAATGTTAAGATAAATATCTTCATGGGTGTCTCCAGTTATTGTGGCAACAGGGGTAATGTAATGCTCTTAGGAGCGCTACTCAGACCTTGTAGAAACGCGATAATGGCAGCCATTTCATCTTGGGTAAGGGACTGGGTTTTCAAGTTGGGTGAGAGATTCGTTTTCACTTCACCACCAAGATTGTAAAATGCTAAAACATCCTCAAGAGTCTCAGCGGAACCATCATGAAAATAGGGGGCAGATAACGAAATATCTCTTAAAGTTGGTGTCTTAAAAGCGCCTTTCATCAAGTTTAATGGGCGCTCTCTATACCTTCCCAAATCAGGCTCTTCAACCCCAAAAGAAACAAGCCCAATATTATGAAAACCATCATCAGTAAAATTTGGCGCGCTGTGGCACACGGCACAATTGCCTTTACCTGGATCGATGAACAGCTTAAACCCTTGGATTTGTAAGATCGTCATAGCTAATCTATCCCCCCTCACCCAAGCATCGAAGGGTGAGTTATTGCTGACAACGGTGCGCTCAAAACTAGCTATCGCCTTTACCACCGTTTCTTTATTAATACCTTCAGTAGGAAACACAACTTCGAATGCATCAACATACCCCTGAGTATTTTTGAGCAGACTAAGCAATTGTTCAAAATTGCTATTCATTTCCATTACGGCTTCCATAGGGCCGATAGCTTGCTCTTCCAGTGTTTTGGCTCTTCCATCCCACATCTGTATATGATTAAAGCCAGCATTGGTTATTGTTGGTGTAGCACGTTGCAGCAACTGGCTCTTATGCCCTCTGGCGACAGGTTGTGCATCTGACCAACCAAGCATAGGATTATGACAGCTTGCACAGGACATACTGCCATCGCCACTGAGTCTGGGATCGAAGAAGAGCATTTTCCCTAATTGTATTTTTTCTTGGCTTTGGGGGTTGTTCTCTGGCGAGGGGGCAACCTTAGGCAACAGCCACTTTTGCAAACTCGAGTGACCCGGTTCAAAAATATACCCATTCAAGTCTTCAGCACTCAATGAATTTGATAAACTGAGCGCAGATACCATTAGTGCTATATGAATCAATGTCTTCAAGGAGGCCACCTAAAACTCGGCAAGATTAAGCTTTCGAATCTAATACCAATCGGTATAAGTATAGAGCAAGCTATTCGTTTGAACTGAAAACAGAATATCTACACTAAGAAATACAGAATGACCGCTAAAAGTTATAATCATAAAACACACACACTTAAGAACAGTTAGTTAAATAAATTTGAAAATAAGACACCTCTAAAAATCTAAGCCAATTGTTATGATTTGCCTCTACTAACAAACCCGATGATTAGCTGCCCCTCGATAAATAAGCGAAATAGGGTTACTCTCCGCCTCCTGAAATATTTTTTTATAATGGCAACTCTCATGGTCAAACCTAATATCACTAAACAACAGCTTCTCGATGTAATTAAGTCTTGGGGAGAGCAGAAGATAAGCTCAGATCAGCTTCAGGATTGGATGGTGACTAACTATGATCCTGATGACAATGATATTGGTTTAGGTGAGCCTGAGTGGACTCAAGAAGCAATGAATATAGTTATGAATGAATACGAAATAGCTAAACAAGAAAAATTTCTTCTAGCAAAATATCAGCTAGCCATTAATTTTATTACTGCAGAAGAATCTAGATTTAACCAAACTAGGCATCTATTTTTGCATGAAGGTTTCTGCGATTAATCCACTCTAATTATTTATAATTTTGATATCTACACTCAGATAACTCTTCCACAATACGATATCTAATTTCCATACAAAATCATATTCATCTCCTATACTTATGGCAGCATAGGAGAGCTTAAAATGTTGAAACTGAATATCCGGCGCAAGGTAGTACTCACTACCTTGGCTTCTGTCGTGTTGTCTATATTGATCATCAGCGTCTACTCACTCAGTACCAGTCGCTCTATAATCTTAGAGAGCACCTTAGACAGGGAGCTTCCAGCTGTACTAGGAGAAGTCGCTAACGACATAGACGCCCAGTTACTTATGCCTATTACTATTGCAAAAGTCATGGCAAACAACGTCGATTACCAACAAATTATTCGCTCAGGAGACAAGCCTGATAGTCATCAAAAAATCATAAATTACCTGAATAACATTCAGCAGAAGTTCGGCACAATAGCAGCCTTCTTGGTCTCATCCGAGAGTGGACGTTACTTCACTCAAAATGGGGTATTTAAGACCATCTCAAAATCAGATCCAAAGGATCAGTGGTTTTATAATTTTATGGCCAGTGGAAAAGATTACGATCTAAGTCTAGATATTGATGAAAGTAATCAGACACCAACCCTCTTCATCAATTACCTAATGAAAGTCGACGGTAAACCCAACGCAGTTGCTGGGGTAGGGTTATCTTTAGCGAGTTTAGCAACCAGCATTAAACAGTACCAGATAGGCACTAATGGCATCGTATTCCTCACCGATGAGCTGGGAATAATAAAGCTACATCCGGACACGGGTAACATAGGTAAAAATATCAAGAACCTTGGAGACATTGACACTAGTTCACTCCTACAAAAACAAGCATTTTCAACCACTGAGTACCAAGACTCTGGTACCGATATGCTAGTTGCCAGTCGTTATTTACCTGAAATTGGCTGGTATCTTGTTGCACAAGTTCCCCGTGATGAAATATTTGGCCCCCTGAATCGAGCCACCTGGTCTGTGGCTGTTATGGGGCTAATTATCGCGATCCTATTTATGGTTATCAGCGCTTGGTTAATAAATCGACTAATATCCCCCTTCGGCGAACTAGCTAACATGCTAGAAGCGATAGGAGATGGTGAGGGAGATCTCACCATACGCTTGGATGAATCTAGGCATGATGAAGTAGGTAATATGGCCAGAGGTTACAACAAATTTGTTAGCTATTTGAGCAGCACCCTAAGAAGTGTATCTGCGACGGGAAACGACTTATATGAGGCAGTTGAAAGAATAGATAACCAAGCAAAACATATGGAGGGAGACATCACAGATCAAGTTAGCAAAATAGAACAGATTGCCACTGCAATTCACCAAATGGGGATGACAGCAGAAGAGATTGCCGGCAGTGCAAATAATGCGGCAGAAAATGCACAAGTAGCAGAAGAGGCTGTCGTACAAGGCAACATGTCGGTCCAGAAAACGATTTCAAGCGTTTCTACCATGAGTGAGCAACTACTCAACACCAGCCAGACCATCAGCCAGCTTGCAGAAGATGCCAACTCAATCGATACAGTACTGGAAGTTATCCGTGCCGTATCAGAACAAACGAACCTACTCGCCCTCAATGCAGCCATTGAAGCCGCTAGAGCGGGTGAACAAGGTAGAGGCTTTGCTGTAGTGGCAGATGAAGTCAGAACTCTAGCCTCAAGAAGCCATGCATCAACTGAAGAGATAAAAGGCATTATTGAGAAGCTACAAGCTAAGACCCATGAGGCGGTAGAGGCTATCGAAAGAAGTACAGAGCTAAGCAGTGACAGCCAAGCTGAAGCGACTATTTCCGGCGAACATTTACAAAGTATCTCTGAAAACATCAAGGTGATGAACGAGATGAGCGTCCAGATCGCCACGGCAACGGGAGAGCAATCAAACGTAGTTGGAGAGATAAACCCACATGTCACCGCTATCGCAGATATCTCAAGTACCAGCAGCCAAGTTGTCCAACAAACATCGGTAGACTGTAGTGACTTACGCGAGATGGCAGTACAACTCAACGAATTGGTAGCCAGATTCAAGATATAACACACTAAGTTATAAGCATATCAGCCACACTACATAAGCAGCTTTGCGCTGCATGTGAAGTAGATGATTTCGTGTATACGCCGACTGAAAATGACCAGTTCTCACATGGAGATGAAATTCAGGAGTTCTGCATGGGCAGCATTCAACCCTATTGTTTAGGTTTTCGAAGCGGGAGAGTCCGCTCAGCGGCGGGTTGCTCCTTCGAGGAGCGTATATACGAAGTCCAAAAGCACCTTCCAATGGCCAGCTTCGAATAGACCCTTCGCGCTCAAACCTAGCATCAAACTATGCTTGATAAACGCAGAACCTTCCCCCAACTATCAAATGGAATGAACCTCACTACGTGAGGACTCTTTATATTCCCCATGAACGAGTGGTCATTTCAAAAGCTGTTAAACGATAAATTTCAGACGTAAAAAAGCCCGCTACATCGTAGCGGGCTTAAATACTACTCTTTACGAGTAAAATAGGCGCCTGGAAATGACCTACTCTCACATGGGGAGACCCCACACTACCATCGGCGCAATTGCGTTTCACTTCTGAGTTCGAGATGGGATCAGGTGGGGCCACAATGCTATGGTTTCCAGACAAATTTTCTAAAAATGGTGCTGATACCCAGAATCGAACTGGGGACCTCATCCTTACCAAGGATGCGCTCTACCGACTGAGCCATATCAGCAATATTTTCTTTTTCTTTCGCTAATTTAGTCTTATGTGATACATCGAAATGTAATTTAACAGCTAAACAATACGGTAATTAGGCGCCTGGAAATGACCTACTCTCACATGGGGAGACCCCACACTACCATCGGCGCAATTGTGTTTCACTTCTGAGTTCGAGATGGGTTCAGGTGGGGCCACAATGCTATGGTTTCCAGACTAATTTGGCGATTACTTTCAGCTTTTAAAAAAGCTAAAGGTAAAAGAATTTAGAAAGCTGGCTATTCAGAAATCGTCTAAATAGCGTTAAATAATTGGGTCTAGTACACGGATGTACTCTATGTCATAAATACAGAAGCATTTTATGACCAACTTAAATCAAGTTCGTATTCTTTTGTGCTTGTAAAGTAATCAACATTAACGCTACAAACCCATCTGGGTTGTATGGTTAAGCCTCACGAGTCATTAGTACAGGTTAGCTCAACGCCTCACAACGCTTACACACCCTGCCTATCAACGTCCTAGTCTCGAACGGCTCTTTAGAGGAATTAAATTCCTAGGGATGACTCATCTTAGGACTCGCTTCCCGCTTAGATGCTTTCAGCGGTTATCGATTCCGAACGTAGCTACCGGGCAATGCTATTGGCATAACAACCCGAACACCAGCGGTTCGTCCACTCCGGTCCTCTCGTACTAGGAGCAGCTTCCTTCAATCATCCAACGCCCACGGCAGATAGGGACCGAACTGTCTCACGACGTTCTGAACCCAGCTCGCGTACCACTTTAAATGGCGAACAGCCATACCCTTGGGACCGACTTCAGCCCCAGGATGTGATGAGCCGACATCGAGGTGCCAAACACCGCCGTCGATATGAACTCTTGGGCGGTATCAGCCTGTTATCCCCGGCGTACCTTTTATCCGTTGAGCGATGGCCCTTCCATACAGAACCACCGGATCACTATGACCTACTTTCGTACCTGCTCGACGTGTATGTCTCGCAGTTAAGCTGGCTTATGCCATTGCACTAACCGTACGATGTCCGACCGTACTTAGCCAACCTTCGTGCTCCTCCGTTACTCTTTGGGAGGAGACCGCCCCAGTCAAACTACCCACCAGGCACTGTCCTCAACCCCGATTCAGGGGCCAGAGTTAGAACATCAAAACTACAAGGGTGGTATTTCAAGGTTGACTCCATCAGAACTAGCGTCCCAACTTCAAAGTCTCCCACCTATCCTACACATGTAGGTTCAATGTTCAGTGCCAAGCTATAGTAAAGGTGCACGGGGTCTTTCCGTCTAGCCGCGGGTATACGGCATCTTCACCGCAATTTCAACTTCACTGAGTCTCGGCTGGAGACAGCGTGGCCATCATTACGCCATTCGTGCAGGTCGGAACTTACCCGACAAGGAATTTCGCTACCTTAGGACCGTTATAGTTACGGCCGCCGTTTACCGGGGCTTCGATCATGAGCTTCTCCGAAGATAACCCAATCAATTAACCTTCCGGCACCGGGCAGGCGTCATACCGTATACTTCCTCTTGCGAGTTTGCACAGTAC is a genomic window of Shewanella psychrophila containing:
- a CDS encoding GFA family protein, with translation MTNKKKTQEQAVKEASAINLEGGCLCGALRYSVSAMPFDADHCHCRICQKSTGAVVGSWMDFLIEQISWLCGKPSEYASSDTTRRGFCSNCGTSISFRDTKHPKYYTLSIASLDESHLVPVKYHIHTSSQISWLCIKDDTPKYPGSRR
- the dbpA gene encoding ATP-dependent RNA helicase DbpA; the encoded protein is MSFSTLTLKPELVSNLKTMGYDSMTSIQAQSLPAILNGEDVIGQGKTGSGKTAAFGLGLLNKLDVKRFRIQSLVLCPTRELADQVAKEIRTLARGIHNIKVLTLCGGVPMGPQIGSLEHGAHIIVGTPGRIIDHLSRELLNLENVNTLVLDEADRMLEMGFLPDLDYIMAEMPRERQTLLFSATFPKQIQKVAEEIMFEPVMVKVASTHDSSSIDQHFYQIDSNKDRQKALRLLLLQHRPESAVVFCNTKRETKDVAATLANDGFSVVALHGDLEQRDRDITLMQFANKSASIMVATDVAARGLDIEALDMVINYEFAFDTEVHIHRIGRTGRAGSKGTAFTFYTYDDDYKIKLLEEYLERDIVSEGLPPENLLDTFPTQPKMVTLQIEGGKKNKVRPGDILGALTGEDGIQGSEVGKIKITEFRSYVAVDRKVAKRALHKIVNGKLKGRMYRAWEMR
- a CDS encoding ATP-binding protein, which codes for MSVSDSIQLVIKKRLILTSIVLFSILIILGIYTTYSLYKLNIEVERTFESSKIRTEAIYTANDSVNHMEKALIKLIAVSDKASIREAAIASILATSILDEKIQNLQSQLPNNNTVSLLALSLNEIKPHRMKIIGYAKRNQDQMAFEIIEEITPKTLDIARNLNKLIKEDQADINQLLINFKQSEINTLVVVIIIITMTIGLLVVVNTRLQSAKLELDKLNHELEGKVKARTDALKHSFDEIQTTLMTLQLTQSKLVESEKMASLGCLAAGISHELNTPIGICLTSGSYLSDSARLLKEKYAREDLARDDFDEFINTIEQSLCLILSNLSRSSNLVKAFKKLSIQQSSETPRQVNFCNYINEIIFTLKPKLKGSQYIINLDCSEAVEVELVVSVLEEIMTNLIMNSLQHGFENLDRGEVFIHVSEQDDKIRLTYSDSGRGVAEEDFEKIFEPFFTTQRGLGRNGLGLTIVYNLIVHSLQGSISCRHDTQGHTLFEIELPKKQGG
- a CDS encoding c-type cytochrome, producing MTHTVAIAFTFTLSLFCLDIYAVGLDRGAKVYAERCVLCHGNTGTGDGYLPLRINDYPETNLFIKIKAASRKQVISVVTKGVNQNMPPWEDELSLLEIADVADLIIYLREDTESAVAMLNKYTSKLLRSLEEGKVIFETRCSLCHGMGGKGDGRLSKLITQPSPANLTQSRLLRASMFDIITLGGQAVGRSSKMPPWGEVLSVNEINAVTDYVKTLRD
- a CDS encoding methylamine utilization protein → MKIFILTFGIWLSIQTVNATEEFVVSQKDKAFSVETISINVGDTIYFLNADPFFHNIFSLSDTQFFDLGSYPKDESRPVVFTTPGLVQIECAIHSQMMLTVEVKE
- a CDS encoding cytochrome-c peroxidase, translated to MKTLIHIALMVSALSLSNSLSAEDLNGYIFEPGHSSLQKWLLPKVAPSPENNPQSQEKIQLGKMLFFDPRLSGDGSMSCASCHNPMLGWSDAQPVARGHKSQLLQRATPTITNAGFNHIQMWDGRAKTLEEQAIGPMEAVMEMNSNFEQLLSLLKNTQGYVDAFEVVFPTEGINKETVVKAIASFERTVVSNNSPFDAWVRGDRLAMTILQIQGFKLFIDPGKGNCAVCHSAPNFTDDGFHNIGLVSFGVEEPDLGRYRERPLNLMKGAFKTPTLRDISLSAPYFHDGSAETLEDVLAFYNLGGEVKTNLSPNLKTQSLTQDEMAAIIAFLQGLSSAPKSITLPLLPQ
- a CDS encoding methyl-accepting chemotaxis protein; the encoded protein is MLKLNIRRKVVLTTLASVVLSILIISVYSLSTSRSIILESTLDRELPAVLGEVANDIDAQLLMPITIAKVMANNVDYQQIIRSGDKPDSHQKIINYLNNIQQKFGTIAAFLVSSESGRYFTQNGVFKTISKSDPKDQWFYNFMASGKDYDLSLDIDESNQTPTLFINYLMKVDGKPNAVAGVGLSLASLATSIKQYQIGTNGIVFLTDELGIIKLHPDTGNIGKNIKNLGDIDTSSLLQKQAFSTTEYQDSGTDMLVASRYLPEIGWYLVAQVPRDEIFGPLNRATWSVAVMGLIIAILFMVISAWLINRLISPFGELANMLEAIGDGEGDLTIRLDESRHDEVGNMARGYNKFVSYLSSTLRSVSATGNDLYEAVERIDNQAKHMEGDITDQVSKIEQIATAIHQMGMTAEEIAGSANNAAENAQVAEEAVVQGNMSVQKTISSVSTMSEQLLNTSQTISQLAEDANSIDTVLEVIRAVSEQTNLLALNAAIEAARAGEQGRGFAVVADEVRTLASRSHASTEEIKGIIEKLQAKTHEAVEAIERSTELSSDSQAEATISGEHLQSISENIKVMNEMSVQIATATGEQSNVVGEINPHVTAIADISSTSSQVVQQTSVDCSDLREMAVQLNELVARFKI